CTGTGCTTCCCTTGCCACATCTGCTTGAATCCTTCTAACAACATTGTGAGTTACCTACTCTTAttattccatttcacagatgaggaaactgaggctcagagaggtcacatGGCTTGCCCGAGGCCCCTCAGCCAGTAAGTGGTGGAACTGGGATTCGCACTTGAACATGAGATGCTGTACTGACCATGGTCTTCTCAGAGCAGGATTGTGACGGGCCTGACCAGGGGGACAGTGGTCCTGGCTGAGGGCACAGCTCAGGCAAAGGTGGGAAAttgggggctgggcctgggaacTGGAGTGCTCTAGTGTGTCTGGAGCTTGGGGCATCCGAAGGAAAGGGTagtgagaggggaggggaggctcagGGAGGCAGCTGGAATGCTAGAGGCGTCAGGGTAGATGGGAACTACCCAGGGATCTGGATGACTTTTGCCTTAATGGGCTATGAGTCTAAGAACAAGCCGCTCTTCCCTTCTGATGAGCCGCAGTTTCCTGATCTGTGCCGCAGGGACTGGACCCTGTGAGAGTCCGGATGAGAGGCCGGGGGCCTCCCTGCCTGGCTTTGAAGGCTGGCTGCGGAGAAATCTGAAGCTGGGCTTGGGAGGAGGGGGCTCCCGCGGAGAGGGGGCGGGGTTGGATGGTGGGCGGAGTTAAGACCCAACCAATCAGGAGCGGCGTGAGGGCACTTCCTTTGGCCTGGGGTTCTCTGGCTATTCCTGGTGGCGGTGTAGGAGTGAACAGCTGCTAGGTCAGGGGGCGGAGATAGTGGCGGGAGATGGGAGGCCCCTGGAGGGAAGGGCGGAGCTGGGGAGCTCCTGGGccccagtttctctctctgcGCGCTCTCCTTCCCTTAGTTCCTTCTGGCCTCGAAGCTGCCGGAGCTGGCTGGACACAAGTACTTACTCCCTTTTGACAGGTGGGGAAATTGAGATCTGCAGAGAAGCTGCGTCCTGcgtggatggggtggggggtgttggGGAGTGAGGAGCAGAGCTGGGCTTGTATGGTCCCGGACCCCACCGCGCCCCAGGGTGGGGCTGTGATTATAACCATGGGACAGATGAGTCTGAGCCCTTAACCCCCAAGATCTTATTAATGAACAAagttaaagggggaaaaaaaagataagaatgaaGTCATTCAGCAGTCCTCCTGCACCCATCTCCAGGGCTCTGGAGACACCACAGAGAATGTGAGGCCCTGTGCCAGCTGCGACCTCAGAGAGCTCTCAGCGGGGAGGTGGCATGCAGGGGACATTCCTGGCCCACCTCAGGCTGGGAGGATGAGTGGGCATGAACAACATTGTGGAGGGTGTCCTAGTCAGAGGGGCCAGTTTATGCAAGACCTGGAAGGGTATGAGTGTAGAGGAGTTTGGGGACCTACAAGGAATGTTATTCCCAGGCCTCAGGAACATAAGACAGGGTTTAGAGTAGGGGTGTGAATGGGGCTCCtgctgggtggggggcagggccccCCAGCAGGGGAGCCAGTTTTAGTCCTGCCAGCTGCCTTCAAGCAGAGTGGGAGAGTGCAcgggcaggggcagaggcagggctctGCTACCACGTGGCTGTATGACATCGGGCCGGTTCCtgccctttctgggcctcagtgtctccACCTGCAAAATGGGTACAGCCCTGAGCCTTGAAGTCATGGGTGGGTAGGAgggctggcaggggtggggagggtagCCTAGGACCAGCTGGACTTGGGGGAGGGCACCCAGGCCATAACTCTTTCTGTGGCTTGCAGGTGTgaccccacacccctgccccctgGGCCACCTGCAGGACGCTGGCCCCTGCCCCTCAGCAGACGCCGGAGAGAGATGAGTAGCAACAAAGTAAGTCCCCCTTCATTTCTTGTCCCCATCTCAGCTTCTTATTtccctctgtgaaatgggctcCTTTGGACCTGCCTCAGAACCAGGTGCAACAAGTCTCTCTTCCCTGCCGAGAAGCTGCTGATGCCTGGGAGACCCTGGTGTGAGCCCTGCTCTGGCCACTGATGTGTGTGGCCTGGGCAagctcctgcctctctctgggcCCAGGTCCACCTCTGTCCTCCTAGACTTGACTGGTCCATCTGTGGTAAAGGACTGGCCGAGAAGGTGACTGTGGAGTGctgtgcagggggtgggggtggggagtgaaggtaaatgggaggctgggagagggggcagTGGTCAGAGTCAAAAATGACATGATATTGTGAGCATCACCTCTGAGGGTGTCAGGGTTCCCCATGATCCATTCATTTATgctttcctgagcacctactatgtgcctggcccTGCACACCCCTTTCCTAGCTGCACTACAGCTTTGGCagagcctgggggttgggggtggggtgatctgggtgtgtctgggtccaatccagaaagagaaaccacacagtaatttgaatagagaaagtttaatataaagaattattaattttaattggcCATTGGAGTAACAGGGGATTAGAACTCTACAGAGTACAGGAATAACAGGTATAAGGAGCAGCCACTGGGAATTTCCAGTCGTTAGGGCttggtgcttccactgctgggacccaggttcgatctctgattggggaactaagatcctgaaagccgtgtggcacggcaaaaaaaaaaaaaaaaaaaagaggagctgCTACCACACCCAGGGTTGAGACCCAGGCCTTGCTGGGCTGGAGCGGGCACAGCTATGGGCCACTGGATGGCAGAGAACTCACTGTGGTGCTGTGCTGTGGAAGTTGTCATAAATCCACCTGCTAGGCTACAGGGAAGGCTGTTCACAGGAGATAACTCCCAAGAGACACTTCAAGCATCAGGTAAAACTGCTCCAGGGAGGGGAAGCTTACGTTTTTTGGGTGTTGCTGGTGGTTGAGCGTGCCACATGAGCGCAACTCTGGAGAAGCTGTGGTCGCAGCAGGAATCAGAGGCACTCTGCTTCCAAACTGCGTGAGGCTGGATGCTGGAGGAAGCTGCTGGCCACTGGGAGAAGCCATGCGCTCTGTAGAAGCAAGTGCACCAGCACCAGGCCCGAAGTCCCCAGAACCAGGAAGCAAACTCCCTTCCTCCCGTCATGTCTCTCCAGCGCCCTCTACTGACAAAGTTTATTATGCAGTTCTCTGGCAAGGAAAAACCTGTAAAGGGCCCAGATCCATTTTCACAGAGCAGGCAAAAAGATTAGACCTGGAGCTGAGAAGCAGTACATTAATAACCAGCCCAGGGTGCTCAGCACAAGGAGCCAGGACTCCCGGGTCCCACCTAGCCTTGCAGACCCCAGGCAAATAAATACCAGTGGATACTTCGGATATCACTTTCCTGCCCTTTGCCATCTGTCGGTGTCCTGACTACCTACGCATCCTGATTCTTGACCAGATCCTTTCCCTTCAGGTTTAAATGAATGGTAAACATTTATAAAGAGTTACTGTTTGGGGAAGACCTAGACCCTCTCGTTGGAATGTCCCACCTGTCTCGAAGCATCCTTCCAGCTGCAACTGGAAGGATCCTTCTGTCTCACACTTCCAATCTAATCCAGCAAACCCTGAGAACCTTCTGTGctctgggccctgccctgggagctGAGATACAGTGGGGATCAAGGCTGACTCAGTCCCAGCCCTCAAAACTCATGGTTTAATTGAGGGGGACGGCTCTTTGAATGCAGTGTGATTGGTGCTGTGATAGGCGGTGCTCAGGGGGCCGGAGGAGGCCTTCCTGGGGGAGGTAGTGCCTGAACTGGCCTGGAATAAAGAGCAGGAGTTAGCAGGCATGGGAGGTGGCAAGGAGCCTGCCCGGCAGCTGGGCCCTCActggcctctcccctctccaggaGCAGCGGTCAGCAGTGTTCGTGATCCTTTTTGCCCTCATCACCATCCTCATCCTCTACAGCTCCAACAGTGCCAATGAAGTCTTTCATTATGGCTCCCTGCGGGGCCGTACCCGCCGGCCCGTCAACCTCAAGAAGTGGAGCATCACCGATGGCTACATCCCCATTCTCGGCAACAAGGTAGGGCAGCTTCTTTGGGAGCTGCCTGGAGACTAATCCTCCCCATTGCCCACCATCGCTGCTCccacctccttcttctcctccgcCTCTTCTCTCTACTTCCACCATCCCTCCTAAAGGAAAGGGTGAATCCCAAGAGTCCAGTGCCTTCAGCCCCttgtttgctgtgtgacctcagacaagtaccctgtctctctctgggcctcagttttctccaagGTCCCACCCTTAGTGCTAATATCCTATCATCTCCTGAGTCAGAATCCCTTTGGAAAAGTCTCTCTGGTTTTCACTGATCTCTGTCTCTGCGTGGGAGTCTACATAGGCTTTCGGAGTAGGACACTAGGGTACTTGACAACACAACAGTAACAATAATGGCTGCTCATTGTCAATTGCCTGCTGTGCACTGAGCACTGTGATCAGCAGTAATCTTCATACCAGCCCGGTGAGGTTAGCTTTATCTCCCTtgaagagatgaggaaattgaggctcagagaggtgaagtcacttgcccaaggccacacagcaaaggAGGGGAGGAACCAGGGTATTGCCCCAGTGCCTGATGAGCTACAGCTGTGTCAAGAGGCCAACAGTCATTCTGGGGCTTCTGTTGGCCTTGGGTAACCATGAAATTCAGGTTGTGTTTCTGGAGTTCACCCTGTAGTCCTCTGAGCTCTAATGTTTTCCCTGGGGTCAGGGAGAAAATTATTGGCCTCAAGCATGGACTCCACCTTCTAGGAGGAggtctccccaggccctgcctacctctctctcctccctcactaAAACCCTCATAAATCTCTCGGGGTCTTTGCATACAGTGTGTTGGTCCTGGGGCTCTGAACATACCCTCACTGGAAAAGGGCCCATTAGCAGGTGTTTAGAGACAGATCAACTCCCAGTTGAGACTTTTTCTACCCTAAGGACccttgaaagagaaatttaaaaggtgGAACCTGGGAGAAAGTGGAATGGCTTGAGTGTGGGCAATGTGGCAGGAAATGAGAGAGAGCTTGGCTTGCAGCTGTTTCCAGCCTGATAGGAGAAGCCAGAAAGGAGGAGCTCAGGAAAGCTGGCAGAGCCATTGGTTGAGGTACATGGGACATGTTGCTTGATCTTAGAGTAAGGGCTCAGCGAAGGCTGTCTGGAGGAGGTGGCACCTGAGCTTAGCCTTGAAGGGTGCATGGGAATTCCATGGGCAGAAAATAGGCTTCAGATAGCTTGTGGTTCCAACCTGTTCATTTCACCAatgtggaaacagaggctcagggcaGCCTCCACACCCTTTCCTACTGACAAGGTGTTGTCCTGTTCATGGGTGATGTGGAAATGTCATGGGTGCATTGGGGAGGATGTCTTCTCTGGGGAGACTGAGGCGGGGGCTCCGTGGCCAtatagacctgggttcaaatcctagccctGCACTCCTCTGCTGTATGATTTTGGGGACATCCCCGCATGGCTGTTCTGTTCTTCTGTTCCTTAACTCTGCCCCAACTGAGCAGCCTTCTTTTGCTTCTCAACACACCATGGTCATCCCACATCAGAGCCTCTGGTCTTGCTGTTTCTCCTGCTTGACTACTTTCCCCTGCATGGTTCCTTTTCATCCTTCAGGTGTCAGCTCAGAGAGGCCTCCCCAGGTGACTTTTCTAGAGCAGCCCTCACTCCTGCCACTCTTGATCCCCTGcccctattttatttccttcccagCGTGTTTAACTTACCACCTGGCATTATTTTATCGTTTACTTGTACACCATGTCTCCCCAACCGTGAGCTTCTTGAAGCCAGGAGTGGGGTCTCTTTTGTTCATTGTTCTGTCCCTTGTACTTGGCCATTAGCCAGCTTGctataaagatttgttgaatgttgaatgaatgggcCTCAGCCTCCCTGTCTTTAAAATGAACATCGTAATTCCTCCTTCCTGGAGGCCTGGATGTACggagcacagcgcctggcactgAGTGGTCATAACAGTTTTGGCTTTCCTTACCCCCCCAGACTCTGCCCTCCCGGTGCCACCAGTGTGTGATTGTCACCAGCTCCAGCCACCTGCTGGGCACCAAGCTGGGCCCTGAGATCGAGCGGGCCGAGTGCACAATCCGTATGAATGACGCACCCACCACGGGCTACTCAGCCGATGTGGGCAACAAGACCACTTTCCGCGTAGTGGCCCATTCCAGCGTATTCCGTGTGCTGCGGAGGCCCCAGGAGTTCGTCAACCGGACCCCTGAAACCGTGTTCATCTTCTGGGGTCCCCCAAACAAGATGCAGAAGCCCCAGGGCAGCCTGGTGCGCGTCATCCAGCGAGCAGGCCTGGTGTTCCCCAACATGGAGGCTTACGCCGTCTCTCTTGGCCGCATGCGCCAGTTTGATGACCTCTTCCGGAGTGAGACAGGCAAGGACAGGTACCAACCTCCTGCCCGCTCCCTCTGGCCAGCCCTGTGCTCCCTCTCAGCACACTCCGCCCAGAGGGCCTGTTGCTCCCAGCATGCACTGCTGTGACGGTGTGGTCACTTCTTGCCACCTTCTGGTCAGGTTTCCTAGGGGAGTTGGCTTCATGTCCAGCTCTTAGCATGAGTCATTTCCAACATGTTCTGCATGGCCTCGTCTCCCCCCCGGGGTGCATGAATGGCTCTGAGAGGCTAGGGCTCCCAGCATGCTCTACTCTAAGGTTGCACAGTCACT
The Physeter macrocephalus isolate SW-GA unplaced genomic scaffold, ASM283717v5 random_10, whole genome shotgun sequence genome window above contains:
- the LOC102989509 gene encoding alpha-N-acetylgalactosaminide alpha-2,6-sialyltransferase 6 isoform X3, which codes for MSSNKEQRSAVFVILFALITILILYSSNSANEVFHYGSLRGRTRRPVNLKKWSITDGYIPILGNKTLPSRCHQCVIVTSSSHLLGTKLGPEIERAECTIRMNDAPTTGYSADVGNKTTFRVVAHSSVFRVLRRPQEFVNRTPETVFIFWGPPNKMQKPQGSLVRVIQRAGLVFPNMEAYAVSLGRMRQFDDLFRSETGKDRYQPPARSLWPALCSLSAHSAQRACCSQHALL
- the LOC102989509 gene encoding alpha-N-acetylgalactosaminide alpha-2,6-sialyltransferase 6 isoform X2, which translates into the protein MACPRPLSQCDPTPLPPGPPAGRWPLPLSRRRREMSSNKEQRSAVFVILFALITILILYSSNSANEVFHYGSLRGRTRRPVNLKKWSITDGYIPILGNKTLPSRCHQCVIVTSSSHLLGTKLGPEIERAECTIRMNDAPTTGYSADVGNKTTFRVVAHSSVFRVLRRPQEFVNRTPETVFIFWGPPNKMQKPQGSLVRVIQRAGLVFPNMEAYAVSLGRMRQFDDLFRSETGKDRYQPPARSLWPALCSLSAHSAQRACCSQHALL
- the LOC102989509 gene encoding alpha-N-acetylgalactosaminide alpha-2,6-sialyltransferase 6 isoform X1, which codes for MEIDMGAPGAPLDPLTLGNRAWRSRSPRPRAVAGFAGPPAADYLIRARGPCRRPASLLFPAEARAPYPPECWSWGVQRKRGAEDEETEAQRGHMACPRPLSQCDPTPLPPGPPAGRWPLPLSRRRREMSSNKEQRSAVFVILFALITILILYSSNSANEVFHYGSLRGRTRRPVNLKKWSITDGYIPILGNKTLPSRCHQCVIVTSSSHLLGTKLGPEIERAECTIRMNDAPTTGYSADVGNKTTFRVVAHSSVFRVLRRPQEFVNRTPETVFIFWGPPNKMQKPQGSLVRVIQRAGLVFPNMEAYAVSLGRMRQFDDLFRSETGKDRYQPPARSLWPALCSLSAHSAQRACCSQHALL